The genomic interval TTAGAGAAATAGTTAAAGAAAAGAAAGAAAGAAAATTAGACTATCCTTACATGAATTTTGTAATGGCTTTAATGGATTCTAATATAGAAGAACTTCCTCAATTAATAGAATTAGCTTCAGATATAGGTCTTGAAGAGGTAAAAGGAGTTTATTTGACAGTATTTACAAATAACTTACTAAGTGAAACATTATATAATAAACAAGATAAAGTAATAAAAATATTTAATCAGGCTGAAGAATTAGCTAAAAAATTAAATATAAAATTAAAGCTTCCTTATATTCAAGGTGAAGATATAGCAGGAGATAAATATCATAAAGATTGTTTTGTAGCTTGGAGAGATTTTTTCTTAGCATCAGATGGATATGTACGTCCTTGTCAATCAACAGCTGTTAAATTTCTTAATTTTGAAAATTATGATAATTTTGATGATATGTGGAATGGAAAAGAATTTCAAGAATTTAGAAAAAATGTTAATGATCAAAATAATATGTGTAATGAATGTAAAAGATGTTTCCAATCATCTCATGCTAATTGGAATAATGAATTATCTTTTATACAAATCAATCAGCAATTTGCTCCTGAATGGGAAAAATAATTTTTAAGGAAATATTATGACTATAGAAAAAACAAATATAGAAGGTGCTTATATTATACAAAATAATTATATAGAAGATGAAAGAGGATATTTTTTAAGATTATTTTGTAACGATGAATTAAAAAAAGCAGGCATAGATTTTGAGGTAAAACAATCAAATATGAGTTATAGTACCAAAAAGGGAACTTTAAGAGGGATGCATTATCAAGTTGCTCCTTATGCTGAAATTAAAGTAGTTAGATGTATAAAAGGAAGTGTATTTGATGCAATTGCTGATATTAGAAAAGATTCTCCTACTTATGGACAGCATTTTACAGTAGAATTATCCGAAAAAAATGGAAAAATGATTTATATACCTCCTTATGTAGCTCATGGAATACAAACATTAGAAGATGATAGTATGATATGTTATTTTGTTAGCGCTTCTTTTGTTCCAAATGCTTACGGATATTTAAGATGGGATGATCCGGCATTTAATATCAAATGGCCTGAATGTGAAAATAGAATAATGACAGATAAAGATAGAAATATACCGGATTTTAAATTATGAAAAAAGTTATAGTTACTGGAATTAATGGATTAGTAGGACAATATATAGCAGATCCATTAAAAGAATTAGATTTTGAAGTTTACGGTATAGGAACAAAAGATATTAAAACTGATAAATTTAATTATATAAAATTGGATATAAATAATGCTTTAGAAACAGAAAAGATTTTTAAAGATATTAAGGCAGAATATTTAATTCATTTAGCTTGGGATACTAAAAAAGGGTATTTAGAATCAGATGCTAATTTTGATTTATTAGCATCATCTATTAATATACTTAAATATTTTGGTAGAAATTATGGAAAAAAAGCAGTATTTATAGGAACATGTTTTGAGTATAAATTTAAAAATGCTCCTATAAAAGAAAATGATGAATTAAATCCAACAACTATATATGCCAAATCTAAA from Brachyspira suanatina carries:
- the rfbC gene encoding dTDP-4-dehydrorhamnose 3,5-epimerase; translated protein: MTIEKTNIEGAYIIQNNYIEDERGYFLRLFCNDELKKAGIDFEVKQSNMSYSTKKGTLRGMHYQVAPYAEIKVVRCIKGSVFDAIADIRKDSPTYGQHFTVELSEKNGKMIYIPPYVAHGIQTLEDDSMICYFVSASFVPNAYGYLRWDDPAFNIKWPECENRIMTDKDRNIPDFKL
- a CDS encoding radical SAM protein, which gives rise to MILRSKTKELLQTRQLTEQQLNNTKLNKEEMDSKATILKSYPQRLVLELTNACNLRCIMCGRDEAEFAPTVFKLDYLKKMEHLLNSIEEVTLFGWGEPTMHPNFIEILKYLNNFPVRKYFVTNGMRLDKIKNALFDYKVDIMAISLDGAKAETNDRIRFGGNFDFIVKNIREIVKEKKERKLDYPYMNFVMALMDSNIEELPQLIELASDIGLEEVKGVYLTVFTNNLLSETLYNKQDKVIKIFNQAEELAKKLNIKLKLPYIQGEDIAGDKYHKDCFVAWRDFFLASDGYVRPCQSTAVKFLNFENYDNFDDMWNGKEFQEFRKNVNDQNNMCNECKRCFQSSHANWNNELSFIQINQQFAPEWEK